In Flavobacterium hankyongi, the genomic window ACACTGCTATGGCAATTATAAATAAGGCTATCATATCTTAAATTTTTTCAAAATAATTAACCGATACATAAAGGAGTGCGAAGCAAAGCAATCCAACTCCCGTTAAAACTATTGTCATCATACCCCCGAAGTATTAATTTGTTTTACATATTCCTTGTGAAGTTCTACAGGTAAAAACTGTTTCATTGTAAAATGATTGAGTTCCAGATAATGTGATACTGAGTACAGATACACATTTGAAATGGCATTTTTAACTTCAGCATTTCCTTTCTGAAATAAATCTTCTGCCAGAGCAAAGCATCTTTTTGCTCTAACCATTTTGCCCAACTTCAAACTGTTTACGGTTACTTCCGCAAAACGTTCCAT contains:
- a CDS encoding DUF7674 family protein, giving the protein MKKVNTNLIKKMERFAEVTVNSLKLGKMVRAKRCFALAEDLFQKGNAEVKNAISNVYLYSVSHYLELNHFTMKQFLPVELHKEYVKQINTSGV